AGTTCAAGCCGTAAGCTCGAAATTTCATCCAAAAATATACTGCTTCCATGCGCATATTCAAATTTACCTATGTTTCTGATATGTGCTCCGGTAAAGGCGCCTTTTTCATGGCCGAAAAGTTCGCTTTCCATCAGTTCTGGAGGTATGGCTGCACAATTGATGGCGACAAATGGCTTTCCTGCGCGGGCACTTTTGGCGTGAATCGCGCGAGCGATCAGCTCCTTACCTGTTCCACTCTCCCCCGTAATCAAAACATTGCTGGATGCACACGCTACCTTATTTATGGCTTGGAAAACCTCATACATCCGCGGGGACTGGCTGATGATCGCCACGCTTCCAAAATTGAAGATCGTCTCACCAGAAGAATAAGAGATGGGTTGTTCGTCAAACCGCTTTTTCACGACGCGTTCTATGCTCTTGAGGATCCGTTCGGGTTCGTATGGTTTGGTAATATAATCAAAGGCTCCACTCTTCATGGACAATGTTGCTTCATGAGCACAATCCAGCCCGGAAACCATTATGACATCGATTCCCTCATTAAGTTCTTTGATTTTTTTAAGTATTTCAATACCGTTCAATTTGGGCAGGGTGATATCCAAAAGCACCAAATCAAAGTTCTTTTGACGAAGCTTGGATAAAGCGCACAATCCATCCTCGGCGCACTCGATCTCATAGTGATCTTCCAAAAGGACTTCAAGAGAATCCCTTGCCCCTTGTTCATCATCCACGACCAAGATCCGTGTCACGCTTTCAGATCCTCTTTCCAACTTATCCCTCCCCTCTTCACAAAAAACTTTGGTTCGATCGATAGGAAAAAAACTCTCAGCTGCACGGGCGGCAAAAGTCTTCATTCCAACCTTGAAGATCGCACGATGTGCTTTTTTATCCTGTCCAATGTTGAATGAACTACAGGTCAAACAGCACAGCCGAGACAACCCGCCAAATTTAAATGTATGCGCCGTTTCTTGCGAAATCTCAAAGATTACACTATAATTTTTTAATGTATCAGGATTGAAAGACTGAATTCAAGGATACTCCTCTATCCGTATTTATACTATAAGGCAAAAATGAACTGCAGGTCACTCCCAATTTTAGAATTTATTCGCACTGTGGGAAAAGAAAATGTTCTCACAACACTAGAAGAACGGTTCTGTTATAGTTACGATGCGAGCAAGCTCAACGCCTTGCCGGAATGTGTCGTGTTGCCCGGCAGCGCGGAAGAAATCGCCGAACTCGTCAAACTGGCCAACCGGGATCGGTTTCCGATTTTTCCCCGTGGTGCAGGCACCGGGATGGTTGGAGCATCCATCCCGGCAGGTGGAGGGCTGGTCATTTCCCTGCGCCGCTTGAACCGTATTCTCGAGATCGATCCCGAAAACATGTTTGCCATTGTCGAGCCGGGCGTTGTCACTGGGGAGTTTCAAAGGAAAGTCCTGCAGTATGGTCTCTTCTATCCACCGGATCCCGCTAGCCTTCAATTTTCCACCCTGGGAGGAAACGTCGCCATGTGCGCGGGGGGACCAAGGGCCGTCAAGTATGGTGTCACCAGAGATTATGTCATGGGACTCGAAGCCGTACTGCCCACCGGGAGCATTATACGCACAGGAACGCGAACCATGAAGGGCGTAGTGGGGTATGACCTTACCCGCCTTCTCGTCGGATCGGAAGGCACCCTGGGTATATTTACAAAATTAACCTTACGGCTGATTCCCGCGCCGGAGGATGTCCGGACCCTCATGGCCGTCTTTCCAAGGATTGACGATGCAGCAAGGACGGTCTGTGAGATCATCAAGAATCGCATCATCCCTTCTACACTTGAACTTCTCGATCAAGCCACCATTCAGGCCGTGGAGAACTACCTGCACATGGGGTTGCCCTTGAATTGTGAGGCGCTGTTGCTTATAGAGGTGGATGGGAGAAGCTGCCTTCTCGACGAGGACGCCCTGCGAATTGAAAGAATTTGCCGACAAAACGGAGCTTCACAAACGGAAGTCGCTCGTGATCCAACCGACCGTGAACGTTTGTGGCGTGCGCGCAGGGCCATCTCTCCCGCACTGGGACAAATAAGACCTGGAAAAATCAACGAAGACGTAACGGTCCCGCGCACCTTGATCCCCACCCTGATTCGTTCGATCCGAACCCTCGCGGAAAAGTATAAGCTCATCATCGTGTGCTTCGGCCATGCAGGCGATGGGAACATTCACACAAACATCATGCTGAACCGCAAAGACAAGGATGAACTCGCCAGAGCAGAAAAGGCCGTTGAAGAGCTCTTTCGCATCGTATTGCAACTCGGGGGCACCCTTTCCGGCGAGCACGGCATAGGGATTACCAAGTCTCCCTTTTTTCAGTGGGAAGTGGGTGCTGAAGGGTTTCAGGCCATGTGGAAGATCAAACAAGCACTCGATCCTCTCAACATTATGAATCCGGGAAAAATGTTTGTTCCCAATCGCAGCTTCTTTCAAAGCTGAAAGCCCTTTGCATTTTCATTTCCGGAAGCAGTCCGATCTGTTTCCTTTGAGGAACCCGCGGCCATGAAGAAATTTTTTCATCTAACAAAGGAGAGCCATGAAACCTCAGTCTAAATTCAGAAGGACCAAGATTGTCTGTACCATTGGCCCGAATACGCAGTCACCCGAAAGTATTAAGCGACTCATTGAAAGTGGCATGGACGTGGCTCGACTGAATTTCTCCCACGGAGAGAGGGAAAGTCATCGTAAAACGATTCGCTTGCTTCGCAGGGTATCCGCTGAATTGGGTAAAGAGATCGGGATCTTGCAAGATCTCGGTGGACCCAAGATCCGCCTTGGGGTTATCCGGCAGGAAGAAAGGATCCTGGAAGCCGGAGAGCGAGTCATGCTCTCGCCGGAAGAGTCATCCGATTCAGAGAGTATTCCAGTGGGTTATCCCTATTTGCTGGAAGACATCAACGTGGGAGACAGTATCCTGCTGGCGGATGGAACGGTCCAACTCCTGGTGCGAGAGAAACGCACAAACCAGGCCGTCTGCGAGGTGCTTGTGGGGGGTGCTATTCGATCCCACAAGGGTATCAATCTGCCGTCGAGCAACCTCAGAATCAGTGCTTTTACGGAAAAGGATAGAAAAGATCTCTTGGTAGGTCTGGAGGAGGGTGTGGACTTCGTTGCGCTCTCCTTCGTGCGTAGCGAAAGGGACCTGGATGAAGTACTCGCAATTTTGAGCTCTCTCAAAAACCGTCCCATGCTCATTGCCAAGATTGAAAAACCCCAAGCTGTTCAAGGCCTTGTAAATATTCTGGAGAGAGTCGACGGCATAATGGTCGCCCGGGGCGATTTGGGAGTGGAAATGCCTCTCGAAGATGTACCCATTATTCAAAAGCATATCATTCGAACCACACGCCAGGCGGGAAAACCTGTGATTACGGCCACTCAAATGCTCACTTCCATGATGAGCAACCCTCGTCCCACTCGAGCGGAAGCAACGGATGTGGCCAATGCCATACTGGACGGAACGGATGCTCTCATGCTCTCCGATGAAACAGCAGTGGGAGCCTTTCCCATGGAAGCGGTATCCACTCTGGACCGCATTGCCAGAACCACGGAACCTTATCTCGATGAACGTCCCCTCCTGAATGAAAGCATCTCCGAGTTTCTTCCCTCAACCGCCGCAGCCATAAGCCGTGCCGCCTGTTGGCTGGTCCTCGACCTGAAAGCGGCGGCGGTCGTAGCCTCTTCTTCTTCGGGGAGCACTGCCCGGCTCGTGGCCCGTTATCGGCCTCCCTGCCCCATCATGGCCCTGACCGATCGCATCGAAACCCAGAGGCAGCTCTCTCTCTCCTGGGGGGTAATTCCGCACCTGGTAGGTTCTTTCGGCGATACGGACCAAATGTTCAATTCTGCACGAACTTGGGCGCTGGAAAAAGGCGTCGCCAAGGAAGGGGATCGTCTCATTATCACTGCGGGGGTGCCGGTGGGCGTATCGGGAACAACGAATCTATTGAAGGTGATGGAGCTAAAATAGGGAAGGGTAAATCCATTTTGCGAGAGAGATTCAGCGGGCTTGGGAATCGAATCTCCTCAAGCCCGCCTTCCCATCTCTTTCGAGAAAGCCGAAGAAATGAATTATTTCGCTTCCGCAGTTTTCTGGAGCACTTCAATGTTTTTCTGAATAAGCTTTTGAAGAGTCTTCAAATTAACCTTGTTGGAACGGTGTTTCTTGGCACGAATGCTTTCAGTTTTCTGAGTTTTTGAAGCCATGTGATTTTTCTCCTTCTTTTGCTGCAGTCTCTATTTCGTTCCAGGCAAACCGCCTATACCAATTTAAATGATCGATGTCACGCAAAATTTTTGTAATGCAGGGGACTACTCAACCGGGCTTTCGCACTCCGGTGGATATGGTTCACCCACTTTTCAAGCTTCGGATATTTTCCTTTCGCTGCATCATTCAACCAATAATGCAATTGCTGCCATGCTCTCGGAATATATTGAAAAAAAGATGTCTTACCTTTCACGCATCCCAGATACCCATAGGCTCCCAGAGCCTGCAAATTTCTGGAAACGCGGACAGCTCTATATGAATCCCTGAATTGCCTGGACGAATATCCAAGAAATTTTCTGGCAACCGACCAGTAGGTTTCTACCATGCTTTCCTGCATTCTACAAGGCAACACAACGTATGGGTCTATCAGCAAAGAAGCCAGGTCATAGGCTGGAGGACCGAACCGAACCCCTTGAAAATCCAGCAGCCCCAGTTGGCCCCGGCAGATCATGATATTTCGGCTCTGAAAATCCCGATGCATGACATTATCGGACCTATGCACCCCGGCTCCTTCCGCCAGATTTTCAAAATCATGGCGCATTTCCTCTGCATCGATCTCCAGCCCGAGGTAGGTCCCCAGGAATGCCTTGCGAAAGTATTCCAGTTCCCGTTCGTAGACGAAAGAAGGGGTAAAAAGACTGCCATCGAAGCAAAATTCCTCTCGAAAACCATGCGGAGCCCGTTCATGAAATTTAAGCAGAAAGCGCAGTACGAGGCGATAGAGTTTCTCCACATTCATTCCACCCCGACGGGCATGCCTCTGCAAATGGAGATCTCCCAAGTCTTCCAAAAGGAAAAAACCCTCCCGCACATCAGCCCAGAAGATGCGCGGAACAGGGATATCGAGGTTCAGGAGGTGCCTTCCAATATTGAAATAGGAATCGTTTTCATCCGTACCGTCGCTTTTCCTGCGGGGTGAAAAGAGGCCGATAAAATGAGAAGTCCCCTGACGGATGCGAAAAAAACGCCGGTCGGACCCATCGCCCTGAAGAGCAACGACAGTAGCTCGACCATCGAACAGTCCGGTTTCCGAAGCGGCCCTTTGCAGGAATGGAGTGAGGCAGGGATCGTTAAAGGATATTTCTTTCATTTTTTCACTTGGAAAAGTGTTTCGTTGTCATGCACTCCGTTCACCCTCATTCCATCCGTAACGATGCAATTGCGCAAAACACTGCCGGTTTCGATTTCAACATGATCCCAAAGAATGACGTTTTCCAGTACGACGTTTGCGTGCACCCGGCAACCCTCTCCCGCGACAACGAATCCCTTGAGAGAAGCCGAAGAAGAAATGCTCGCCCTTGGATGCAAGCACACTCCCCTGCCGGTCACCAGCGGAGGGAGGAAATTCTCGGAAAGCCTGGAGAGTTCCTCGTTCAAACTACGGTAAGCCTCGAGAGAACCCATTTCTCTCCAGAAAATGCCAGGATGAAAGAGGGCAAGAGGGGGATTTCCATCGGCAATGAGCTTTCGGTAGACCGTAAGAATGTCCTCTGGAACACCGAGTGACAAACCCTTCAGGATTTCGGGGTCTATGAAGTGGATT
This region of Desulforhabdus amnigena genomic DNA includes:
- a CDS encoding aminoglycoside phosphotransferase family protein, yielding MKEISFNDPCLTPFLQRAASETGLFDGRATVVALQGDGSDRRFFRIRQGTSHFIGLFSPRRKSDGTDENDSYFNIGRHLLNLDIPVPRIFWADVREGFFLLEDLGDLHLQRHARRGGMNVEKLYRLVLRFLLKFHERAPHGFREEFCFDGSLFTPSFVYERELEYFRKAFLGTYLGLEIDAEEMRHDFENLAEGAGVHRSDNVMHRDFQSRNIMICRGQLGLLDFQGVRFGPPAYDLASLLIDPYVVLPCRMQESMVETYWSVARKFLGYSSRQFRDSYRAVRVSRNLQALGAYGYLGCVKGKTSFFQYIPRAWQQLHYWLNDAAKGKYPKLEKWVNHIHRSAKARLSSPLHYKNFA
- a CDS encoding sigma-54-dependent transcriptional regulator; translated protein: MTRILVVDDEQGARDSLEVLLEDHYEIECAEDGLCALSKLRQKNFDLVLLDITLPKLNGIEILKKIKELNEGIDVIMVSGLDCAHEATLSMKSGAFDYITKPYEPERILKSIERVVKKRFDEQPISYSSGETIFNFGSVAIISQSPRMYEVFQAINKVACASSNVLITGESGTGKELIARAIHAKSARAGKPFVAINCAAIPPELMESELFGHEKGAFTGAHIRNIGKFEYAHGSSIFLDEISSLRLELQAKLLRVLQEREFCRVGSHKTINADVRVIAATNTRLEDMVKEGKFRGDLYFRLNVIPINLPPLRDRKGDVSLLARHFLKKFSQLSNKKIKGITRGVLNVLESYPFPGNVRELENIIERMVVMGTEGEWIDEKDLSFDLLGGEDHILVGDETSISSDKSGLIQARQAFERQYILNALEKCRWNQTDTARLLKIHRNTLMQKMKVMNLRSQGEIQQ
- a CDS encoding FAD-binding oxidoreductase, coding for MGKENVLTTLEERFCYSYDASKLNALPECVVLPGSAEEIAELVKLANRDRFPIFPRGAGTGMVGASIPAGGGLVISLRRLNRILEIDPENMFAIVEPGVVTGEFQRKVLQYGLFYPPDPASLQFSTLGGNVAMCAGGPRAVKYGVTRDYVMGLEAVLPTGSIIRTGTRTMKGVVGYDLTRLLVGSEGTLGIFTKLTLRLIPAPEDVRTLMAVFPRIDDAARTVCEIIKNRIIPSTLELLDQATIQAVENYLHMGLPLNCEALLLIEVDGRSCLLDEDALRIERICRQNGASQTEVARDPTDRERLWRARRAISPALGQIRPGKINEDVTVPRTLIPTLIRSIRTLAEKYKLIIVCFGHAGDGNIHTNIMLNRKDKDELARAEKAVEELFRIVLQLGGTLSGEHGIGITKSPFFQWEVGAEGFQAMWKIKQALDPLNIMNPGKMFVPNRSFFQS
- the pyk gene encoding pyruvate kinase, producing the protein MKPQSKFRRTKIVCTIGPNTQSPESIKRLIESGMDVARLNFSHGERESHRKTIRLLRRVSAELGKEIGILQDLGGPKIRLGVIRQEERILEAGERVMLSPEESSDSESIPVGYPYLLEDINVGDSILLADGTVQLLVREKRTNQAVCEVLVGGAIRSHKGINLPSSNLRISAFTEKDRKDLLVGLEEGVDFVALSFVRSERDLDEVLAILSSLKNRPMLIAKIEKPQAVQGLVNILERVDGIMVARGDLGVEMPLEDVPIIQKHIIRTTRQAGKPVITATQMLTSMMSNPRPTRAEATDVANAILDGTDALMLSDETAVGAFPMEAVSTLDRIARTTEPYLDERPLLNESISEFLPSTAAAISRAACWLVLDLKAAAVVASSSSGSTARLVARYRPPCPIMALTDRIETQRQLSLSWGVIPHLVGSFGDTDQMFNSARTWALEKGVAKEGDRLIITAGVPVGVSGTTNLLKVMELK